In Zingiber officinale cultivar Zhangliang chromosome 8B, Zo_v1.1, whole genome shotgun sequence, a single genomic region encodes these proteins:
- the LOC122013549 gene encoding uncharacterized protein LOC122013549: MTWFHEEKWQIELELRLLEALEMYPPSQLQGFHHHFVLYGLMEFLMKSFDRQLTSEEILQLLDRFYNLEAMVRRIPFSISISLYFSSIVI; encoded by the exons ATGACCTGGTTTCATGAGGAGAAATGGCAAATTGAGCTGGAATTGAGGCTTTTGGAAGCTCTAGAAATGTATCCTCCTTCTCAATTACAAG GATTTCACCATCATTTTGTTCTTTATGGGCTGATGGAATTTCTGATGAAGAG CTTTGATAGACAGCTCACATCGGAGGAAATATTGCAGTTGTTGGATCGCTTTTATAATTTAGAAGCAATGGTGAGAAGAATCCCTTTTAGTATCTCCATCTCTCTCTATTTCAGTAGTATTGTTATTTAA